Proteins from a single region of Leptolyngbya sp. CCY15150:
- a CDS encoding heavy metal translocating P-type ATPase, translated as MAGSRSKSCCDRHETPIHPPPIQSGSQDDCCGSGHGHDAADFNLRQELTPIAIAAILLLIGLMFNETLHNTPYAIAEYAVLIPAYLISGWTVLTAAGRNSLRGRIFDENFLMTLATLGAIAIHQIPEAVGVMLFFQVGELFQGYSVGRSRRSIKALLEVRPDTANLSVDGDIRAVAPDTVKVGDVIVVRPGEKVPLDGDILEGKSLVDTSALTGESVPRTVAPGETVLAGMINQSGLLTVRVSKPFGESSIARILELVENASSKKADTEKFITRFARYYTPVVVFLSLAVAMLPPLFIEGATHAQWVYRALVLLVISCPCGLVISIPLGYFGGVGGAAKRGILVKGSTYLDTLAQVKTVVFDKTGTLTQGNFRVTHVVTHNGLNQHQLLELAAQVESQSTHPVAQSIRQAYGQAVDTAAVQDYEEIAGHGIRAMVNGRTVLAGNDRLLHREAIPHDVCVVDGTVAHLAVDGDYRGRIIIADELKDDAVEAIRALHAQGIQTAMLTGDSQSVADSIAQQLGLDYYRAELLPEDKVDALEGLLQRARQTRSSVAFVGDGINDAPVIARADVGIAMGGLGSDAAIATADVVIMTDAPSKVAEAIQIAQKTRRVVWQNIMFAMVFKALFIALGAIGIATLWEAVFADVGVALLAILNAGRIIRNPQNGLR; from the coding sequence ATGGCAGGCTCTCGCTCTAAATCCTGTTGTGATCGTCACGAGACACCGATTCATCCACCGCCTATTCAGTCGGGTAGCCAGGATGACTGCTGCGGGTCTGGCCACGGCCACGATGCCGCAGACTTCAACCTGCGGCAGGAGCTGACGCCGATCGCGATCGCCGCCATCCTCCTCCTGATCGGCCTGATGTTCAACGAGACTCTGCACAACACTCCCTACGCGATCGCCGAGTACGCGGTGCTGATTCCGGCCTATCTGATCAGCGGCTGGACAGTGCTGACCGCAGCGGGGCGCAATAGCTTGCGGGGGCGCATCTTTGACGAGAATTTTTTGATGACCCTTGCCACCCTGGGGGCGATCGCCATTCACCAAATTCCCGAAGCCGTGGGCGTGATGCTGTTCTTTCAGGTGGGGGAGCTGTTTCAGGGCTATTCAGTGGGGCGATCGCGCCGCTCAATCAAAGCTCTGCTAGAGGTGCGACCCGACACCGCCAATCTCAGCGTTGACGGCGACATTCGTGCCGTTGCCCCCGATACCGTTAAGGTTGGCGATGTGATTGTGGTGCGCCCCGGCGAAAAGGTGCCCCTAGATGGCGACATTCTAGAGGGCAAATCGCTGGTGGATACCTCTGCATTGACGGGCGAATCAGTACCCCGCACCGTTGCCCCTGGCGAAACCGTGCTGGCCGGGATGATCAACCAGTCTGGGTTGCTGACGGTGCGGGTGAGCAAACCCTTTGGCGAGTCGTCGATCGCCAGAATTTTAGAACTGGTCGAGAACGCCAGCAGCAAAAAAGCCGACACCGAAAAATTTATCACCCGCTTTGCCCGCTACTACACCCCGGTGGTGGTGTTTCTGTCTTTGGCGGTGGCGATGCTGCCGCCCCTGTTTATTGAGGGGGCCACCCATGCCCAGTGGGTCTATCGCGCCTTGGTGCTGCTGGTGATTTCCTGCCCCTGCGGTTTGGTGATTAGCATTCCCCTCGGCTACTTTGGCGGAGTGGGCGGTGCTGCTAAACGCGGCATTTTGGTCAAAGGCTCCACCTATTTAGACACCCTCGCCCAGGTGAAAACGGTTGTGTTCGACAAAACCGGCACCCTCACCCAGGGCAACTTTCGCGTGACCCATGTGGTGACTCACAACGGCCTGAATCAGCACCAACTGCTAGAGCTAGCGGCCCAGGTCGAGTCGCAGTCAACGCATCCGGTGGCTCAGTCGATTCGTCAGGCCTATGGGCAGGCCGTCGATACTGCCGCCGTGCAAGACTACGAAGAAATTGCCGGGCACGGCATTCGCGCTATGGTGAATGGTCGCACTGTCTTGGCGGGAAATGACCGACTTTTGCACCGCGAAGCCATTCCCCACGATGTTTGTGTAGTAGACGGCACCGTGGCTCACCTGGCGGTGGATGGCGACTATCGTGGCCGCATCATCATTGCCGATGAGCTGAAAGACGACGCCGTCGAGGCTATCCGAGCATTGCACGCCCAAGGCATTCAAACCGCTATGCTGACCGGCGATAGCCAATCGGTAGCCGACAGCATCGCCCAACAACTGGGCCTCGACTACTACCGAGCTGAACTGTTGCCCGAAGACAAAGTAGATGCCCTAGAAGGCTTGTTGCAGCGTGCCCGGCAGACCCGAAGCAGCGTGGCGTTTGTCGGCGACGGCATTAACGATGCGCCAGTCATCGCTAGAGCCGATGTGGGCATCGCCATGGGTGGGCTGGGGTCTGATGCGGCGATCGCAACCGCTGATGTGGTGATCATGACCGATGCCCCTTCCAAGGTGGCCGAAGCCATTCAAATCGCGCAGAAAACCCGGCGGGTTGTTTGGCAAAACATCATG
- a CDS encoding metalloregulator ArsR/SmtB family transcription factor, producing MARSRSTEKSSMPAADAPTCDEPLVHLDNVRQVQPEVLSTTKAQRMAEFFSALSDPHRLKLLSALAQQELCVCDLAAAVKMGESAVSHQLRVLRSQRLVTYRRQGRNVYYGLADDHIMTLYHEVAEHLDE from the coding sequence ATGGCTAGGTCTCGTTCTACAGAGAAATCCTCCATGCCAGCGGCTGACGCACCAACCTGTGACGAGCCGCTGGTGCATCTAGATAATGTGCGCCAAGTGCAGCCTGAAGTGCTCAGCACGACTAAGGCCCAGCGGATGGCGGAGTTTTTTAGCGCTCTTTCCGACCCCCACCGGCTTAAGCTGCTGTCGGCCTTGGCCCAGCAAGAACTCTGTGTATGCGATCTGGCTGCTGCGGTCAAGATGGGTGAGTCAGCGGTATCCCATCAGCTACGGGTGCTGCGATCGCAGCGTCTAGTCACCTACCGTCGCCAGGGTCGCAACGTCTACTATGGTCTGGCCGATGACCATATCATGACCCTCTATCACGAAGTTGCCGAACACTTGGATGAGTGA
- a CDS encoding chloride channel protein, which yields MQLHSLAKWFRPLLGDTKQIAIVEACVIGLVSGLAAVTLKHGAGWLGGWRIQIAHQYPAWIVLPLVGLIGGGLAGLLVQRLSPEAAGSGIPQVKAALSQVPIALNLRVAIVKMFSVILILGSGFTLGRQGPTVQIGAALASQLSHWIPTSPEYRRQLLAAGAAAGLAAGFNAPIAGVLFVVEELLQDFSGLTLGTAILASFVGAVVSRVLGGQGLGIGPMSALEINFSLIDVPFFILLGALAGLLGTLFSHGIFLSLAINRRFRGLGLPWKVAIAGLLSGAIVVLLPPEFRDNTGLRDFLIGTGQGWRLPLLAFSVKFLLTLVAYGSGAPGGIFAPALLLGSSLGYLVGLFSHTVEGAVGGAIAPGLELTSATTYALAGMGAFFSAITRGPITAIVIVFEMVSDFNLVLPLMIGSVSAYLVSERLVSGSLYNRLLTMQGINLDKLENQDTSLANLSAETFMQRRVETLSSEMPLPEVIQAFSRSHHRGFPVVDQGKLVGIVTQSDLADASRRNGSTGHLRLVDIMTPQPVTVSSHDSLIHVLYLLNRFKLSRLPVTDRQRLVGIITRADIIRAESDQLSGELSSFGPQPEPSYVVYQTRSPSTGQGRLLVPLSNPQTGPLLLKLAIVLARDRNYELDCLQVITVPRGTPPSEATVRTTASRRLLRQAESLGRSWGIPVHTQIRVAHDAAHAMLETVKDHHIDLILMGWKGNTSTPGRVFGNVVDTVIRQAACEVLLVRLSETPSFNRWLLPVAGGPNAQAALKLLPPLLSLGQAPLVRVCQIFPTAKGATDVSVLQRAVEQLRSYLPYPVIPRAIVNDAIADSIVTLAQEEHCDVIVLGASRESLLKQVIQGNIPEAIARQSSCTVMLVRDTLQADEIE from the coding sequence ATGCAGCTTCATTCCCTTGCTAAGTGGTTTCGTCCCCTTCTGGGAGACACCAAACAAATTGCCATTGTCGAAGCCTGTGTCATTGGATTAGTGTCAGGTTTAGCCGCCGTCACCCTAAAGCATGGAGCCGGTTGGCTGGGCGGCTGGCGGATTCAGATTGCCCACCAATATCCCGCTTGGATCGTCCTACCGCTGGTGGGACTGATCGGCGGCGGGCTAGCCGGTCTCTTGGTGCAGCGCTTGTCTCCAGAAGCGGCCGGCAGCGGCATTCCCCAAGTGAAGGCCGCCCTCAGCCAGGTACCCATCGCCCTTAACCTGCGGGTGGCGATCGTGAAAATGTTCAGCGTCATTCTGATCCTAGGATCTGGATTTACCCTAGGGCGACAGGGGCCCACCGTCCAAATTGGAGCTGCCCTTGCCTCCCAGCTCAGCCATTGGATTCCCACCTCGCCAGAGTATCGGCGGCAGCTCTTGGCCGCTGGCGCAGCCGCTGGGCTCGCCGCCGGGTTTAATGCCCCCATTGCCGGGGTGCTGTTTGTGGTCGAGGAATTGCTCCAGGACTTTTCTGGCCTCACCCTCGGTACGGCGATCCTGGCCTCCTTTGTGGGTGCGGTGGTGTCACGGGTATTGGGCGGGCAGGGGCTAGGTATTGGCCCCATGAGCGCCCTAGAGATCAATTTCTCCCTGATCGACGTACCGTTTTTTATCCTGTTGGGAGCCTTGGCAGGCCTCCTCGGCACCTTATTTAGCCACGGCATTTTCCTAAGCCTGGCCATCAATCGCCGCTTTCGGGGGTTAGGACTGCCGTGGAAAGTGGCGATCGCTGGCCTACTATCCGGGGCGATCGTGGTTCTGCTGCCCCCCGAATTTCGCGATAATACCGGCCTGCGCGACTTCCTGATTGGCACGGGCCAGGGCTGGCGACTGCCGCTGCTGGCCTTTAGCGTGAAATTTTTGCTGACCTTAGTGGCCTACGGCTCTGGTGCGCCGGGAGGAATTTTTGCCCCGGCGCTGCTTCTCGGTTCTTCCCTGGGCTACCTCGTAGGACTCTTCAGCCATACCGTGGAAGGGGCAGTGGGGGGAGCGATCGCCCCGGGCTTAGAGCTCACCTCCGCCACCACCTACGCCTTGGCAGGCATGGGAGCCTTTTTTAGCGCCATTACCCGAGGGCCGATCACCGCCATCGTGATTGTGTTTGAAATGGTGTCGGACTTTAATCTTGTTCTGCCGCTGATGATCGGCTCCGTCAGCGCCTACCTCGTGTCCGAACGTCTGGTCAGCGGTTCCCTCTACAACCGACTGCTGACCATGCAGGGCATTAACCTGGATAAACTGGAGAATCAAGACACCAGTCTAGCCAACCTATCCGCTGAAACCTTCATGCAGCGGCGGGTTGAAACCCTATCTAGCGAAATGCCTTTGCCGGAAGTCATCCAGGCCTTCTCGCGATCGCACCATCGTGGTTTTCCAGTGGTTGACCAAGGCAAACTAGTGGGCATTGTCACCCAGTCCGACCTGGCCGATGCCTCCCGGCGCAATGGATCGACAGGTCACCTACGGCTCGTGGATATCATGACCCCCCAGCCCGTGACCGTGTCGTCCCATGATTCCCTGATTCACGTTCTATATTTACTCAATCGCTTCAAGCTCAGCCGCCTGCCGGTCACCGATCGCCAACGCCTCGTGGGCATCATCACCCGCGCCGACATTATCCGCGCCGAGTCCGACCAGCTCAGCGGCGAACTCTCCTCCTTCGGCCCCCAGCCCGAACCCTCCTACGTGGTCTACCAAACGCGATCGCCCTCCACGGGACAAGGTCGGCTCCTGGTACCCCTAAGTAATCCCCAAACCGGGCCGCTGCTGCTCAAACTTGCCATTGTGCTGGCCCGCGATCGCAACTACGAGCTAGATTGCCTGCAGGTGATCACCGTCCCCCGAGGTACACCACCCTCCGAAGCCACCGTCCGCACTACCGCCAGCCGTCGCCTTCTGCGTCAGGCTGAATCCCTGGGACGATCCTGGGGGATTCCAGTGCATACCCAAATCCGGGTAGCCCATGATGCCGCCCATGCCATGCTGGAAACCGTCAAAGATCACCATATTGACCTGATCTTAATGGGCTGGAAAGGCAATACCTCAACCCCTGGTCGCGTCTTCGGCAACGTCGTCGATACCGTGATTCGCCAAGCCGCCTGTGAAGTTCTCCTCGTGCGCCTCAGCGAAACCCCCAGTTTCAACCGCTGGCTGCTGCCGGTGGCCGGTGGCCCCAATGCCCAAGCTGCTCTGAAACTGTTGCCACCCCTCCTGAGCCTAGGACAAGCTCCCCTGGTGCGCGTATGCCAAATTTTCCCCACCGCCAAGGGCGCAACCGATGTTTCTGTCTTGCAGCGTGCGGTGGAGCAACTGCGGAGCTATTTGCCCTATCCTGTGATTCCCCGCGCCATCGTCAACGATGCGATCGCTGATTCGATTGTCACCCTGGCCCAGGAAGAACATTGTGATGTGATTGTCTTGGGGGCCAGTCGAGAAAGCCTGCTAAAACAGGTGATTCAAGGGAATATTCCAGAAGCGATCGCCCGCCAGAGCTCTTGCACCGTCATGTTAGTCCGCGATACGCTCCAAGCCGATGAGATCGAGTAA
- a CDS encoding DUF3153 domain-containing protein, with amino-acid sequence MNMNNHGYWRRLWVAIALVMSLGLSGCVEAESGIDYRDQVHGTLVQQVHLNPGLTQLQRFTAEQWLNAVGDRLAALPEASQARTEDGWQIRIPFHNGADLQDKFNHIGQQIFSPDALANLSGTDRPGAAGQSQLTVQERNLIVVQRNRLIYDLDLRSLWTDQTSVWLPLQSVMDWQFTLNSPWGARISSNSLPPSRQEADQLTWSLRLDAANHIDVTFWVLSPLGLGAVVIGVLVVLGLAIAPQRRPAAAQR; translated from the coding sequence ATGAACATGAACAATCACGGCTACTGGCGGCGGCTCTGGGTAGCGATCGCCCTAGTGATGTCGTTGGGACTATCGGGCTGCGTGGAAGCAGAATCGGGCATTGACTATCGCGATCAGGTGCATGGTACCTTGGTGCAGCAGGTTCACCTCAATCCCGGACTCACCCAACTCCAGCGGTTTACCGCCGAACAGTGGTTGAATGCGGTGGGCGATCGCCTGGCGGCCCTCCCAGAAGCTAGCCAAGCGCGCACAGAGGACGGCTGGCAGATTCGCATCCCGTTCCACAACGGAGCCGATCTCCAAGACAAGTTCAATCACATTGGCCAGCAGATATTCTCCCCCGACGCCCTGGCCAACCTCAGCGGCACTGACCGTCCGGGGGCCGCTGGGCAGTCTCAGTTAACGGTGCAAGAACGCAACCTGATTGTGGTGCAGCGCAACCGACTGATCTACGATTTGGATCTGCGATCGCTTTGGACGGATCAAACCTCCGTGTGGCTACCCCTACAATCTGTGATGGACTGGCAATTTACCCTGAACAGTCCCTGGGGAGCCCGAATCAGTTCTAATTCCCTCCCCCCCAGTCGCCAAGAGGCCGATCAGCTCACTTGGTCTCTGCGCCTCGATGCGGCCAATCACATTGACGTGACCTTTTGGGTGCTCAGCCCTCTGGGGCTAGGAGCCGTGGTCATTGGCGTGCTGGTCGTCCTGGGTCTAGCGATCGCCCCTCAACGACGTCCGGCAGCAGCCCAGCGGTAG
- a CDS encoding tetratricopeptide repeat protein, giving the protein MTTEKLDLIQRFYHLGKDAFERGQYRTAIEHLEKATALVNRISPLGGEVQMWLVTAYEAAGLREEAIALCETLSRHPDYTTSKQGRRLLYILKAPRLKTRPEWITPIPDLGNLEEGSSTAGQGVSSYRPSSSRPSKPLPKPEPEPIDWSQVKTEDNRFVWVALGAIALMLGGLAWFI; this is encoded by the coding sequence GTGACGACTGAAAAACTAGACCTGATTCAACGCTTCTACCACCTAGGCAAAGATGCCTTTGAGCGCGGGCAGTATCGCACTGCCATCGAGCACCTTGAAAAAGCCACAGCTTTGGTGAACCGCATCTCTCCCTTGGGAGGTGAAGTGCAAATGTGGCTGGTGACGGCCTACGAAGCGGCGGGTTTACGGGAGGAGGCGATCGCCCTTTGTGAAACCCTCAGCCGCCATCCAGACTACACCACCAGCAAGCAGGGCCGGCGATTGCTTTACATCCTCAAAGCCCCTCGCCTCAAAACTCGCCCCGAATGGATCACGCCCATCCCTGACCTTGGCAACCTCGAAGAAGGATCCTCCACCGCCGGGCAGGGCGTATCATCCTATCGTCCCTCCTCCAGCCGTCCGTCGAAACCGCTGCCCAAACCTGAGCCTGAGCCGATTGACTGGAGTCAAGTCAAGACCGAAGATAATCGCTTCGTTTGGGTGGCGTTGGGGGCGATCGCCCTTATGCTCGGTGGTTTAGCATGGTTCATCTAG
- a CDS encoding VOC family protein, producing MHHASIRTANIHQAIAFYEQLGFRVTERFTAGITLACWMEGLGGRIELLQVPEPKPAADVFSDEHYTGYYHLSFDLTDQIDSLPQWLADLDQRLPAELAPLQVLLPPTQQIIGAAVYEVAFIADADGLPLEFLRKQGQALGIPV from the coding sequence ATGCATCATGCCTCGATCCGCACCGCGAATATTCATCAAGCGATCGCTTTCTATGAACAGCTAGGATTTAGGGTCACAGAACGCTTCACGGCGGGCATTACCCTAGCCTGCTGGATGGAAGGATTGGGTGGGCGGATCGAGCTGCTGCAGGTGCCCGAGCCCAAGCCAGCGGCGGATGTCTTCAGCGATGAGCATTACACTGGGTACTATCACCTATCGTTTGATCTCACCGATCAGATCGATAGCCTACCCCAATGGCTGGCGGATCTAGATCAGCGGCTGCCCGCAGAGTTGGCACCGCTGCAGGTGTTGCTGCCGCCCACGCAGCAAATCATTGGAGCGGCGGTGTATGAAGTGGCGTTTATCGCGGATGCTGATGGCTTGCCCCTAGAGTTTTTGCGGAAACAAGGGCAAGCCTTGGGCATCCCTGTCTAG
- a CDS encoding AAA family ATPase, with protein MSTHQIERFADNWSYLRTELSWLDHLLMAAVARQRKQTKEVDRIAQNKADRVSSHWWQGIVSLEGKAAYDDCRKPPAASTTKLGYQQQLELRVQASQSTGILLALPLLRDRLNLTVFEKNLTLLCLAPEINRRYARIYRYLKGDDEIMPNDLPTIDLVLRLLCRNDTEWSQARRSFTPEAVLVRRGLLEIPTRSHDTRLNSVVRLADPLVDFLLSDRPTATDLDGVLDATQPILESDSPFMAAGSFSSAGVSLSSFEPFIPESYVTQQATVTWSDLVLPPSLLAALKPIADRLQVQPQVAQQWQATAGAEALKLGQVMALTGAAGTGKMSVVQAIAHQQSTAVTWLDLAQVDPDQAASVLQDIAAQAPTVLMLKSAHLWFGRLAQVHRAELHRFLALRRRQPSLTVLVTQRPEAIAPYWRRQIDQQIAIPMPTASDRLLLWQRAFPPSIPLGDLPWQWLADQFPISGGHIRAIAHEASLCAALDPSSYLHTSLHIGHLLQALVNDQQSLTLESIDQARYTCSGKPF; from the coding sequence ATGTCCACTCATCAGATTGAACGATTTGCCGACAATTGGAGCTATCTGAGAACCGAATTGAGCTGGCTAGATCATCTCTTGATGGCAGCGGTGGCCCGGCAGCGGAAGCAAACCAAAGAGGTTGATCGCATTGCCCAAAATAAGGCCGATCGCGTTTCCAGCCACTGGTGGCAGGGCATTGTATCCCTAGAGGGCAAGGCGGCCTATGATGATTGCCGCAAGCCGCCGGCTGCTTCTACGACCAAGCTAGGCTATCAGCAACAGCTTGAACTGCGGGTGCAGGCGAGTCAGTCTACGGGTATCCTGCTGGCGCTGCCCCTGCTGCGCGATCGCTTAAATCTGACGGTATTTGAGAAAAATCTGACCCTGCTGTGCCTGGCTCCGGAGATCAATCGTCGCTACGCCCGCATCTACCGCTACCTGAAGGGCGATGACGAGATCATGCCCAACGATCTTCCGACGATTGACCTGGTGCTACGCCTCCTCTGCCGCAATGATACGGAGTGGAGCCAGGCCCGCCGATCCTTTACGCCGGAAGCGGTGCTGGTGCGGCGGGGTCTGCTAGAAATTCCCACCCGCAGCCACGATACCCGCCTCAATTCCGTCGTGCGTCTGGCGGATCCGCTGGTCGATTTTCTCTTGAGCGATCGCCCCACGGCTACCGATCTGGATGGGGTCTTGGACGCAACCCAGCCGATCCTGGAGTCCGACTCACCGTTTATGGCAGCAGGGTCTTTTTCCTCGGCAGGGGTCTCCCTATCTAGCTTTGAACCGTTTATCCCCGAGTCTTACGTAACTCAGCAGGCTACCGTCACCTGGTCTGACCTGGTGTTACCCCCATCGCTCCTAGCTGCCTTGAAGCCGATCGCCGATCGCCTGCAGGTGCAGCCCCAGGTTGCCCAACAGTGGCAGGCAACCGCCGGAGCAGAGGCGTTGAAGCTTGGACAGGTGATGGCGCTCACTGGAGCAGCGGGAACCGGGAAGATGAGTGTTGTACAGGCGATCGCTCATCAACAGTCCACCGCAGTTACCTGGCTGGATCTAGCCCAGGTAGACCCTGACCAGGCTGCATCGGTGCTGCAAGATATCGCCGCCCAAGCACCCACCGTGCTCATGCTGAAATCTGCCCATCTCTGGTTTGGGCGCTTGGCCCAAGTCCATCGAGCTGAGCTACACCGCTTCTTGGCTCTGCGACGACGGCAGCCCAGCCTCACGGTACTGGTCACGCAGCGGCCCGAGGCGATCGCCCCCTACTGGCGTCGTCAGATCGATCAGCAAATCGCAATTCCCATGCCCACGGCCAGCGATCGCCTCTTGCTGTGGCAGCGGGCCTTTCCGCCATCCATTCCCTTGGGAGATCTGCCCTGGCAGTGGCTGGCCGATCAGTTTCCAATCAGCGGGGGGCATATTCGAGCGATCGCCCACGAGGCTAGTCTCTGCGCGGCTCTTGACCCATCCTCCTACCTGCATACCTCCTTGCATATAGGACACCTGCTGCAAGCCTTGGTGAATGATCAGCAGTCCCTCACCCTCGAATCTATCGACCAAGCCCGCTATACTTGCTCAGGAAAGCCTTTCTGA
- a CDS encoding TolC family protein — MSFFRYFLASSIGTVLVLSAVMTPAARAEMSSSSESSSTEQPALDDASSAGGAVGGIYRAIASPANSVDADSVEDEAAQDVAQADDALPDLEPQDTDNLEPRPEELDDLIEPSPDRPEALDAAPVLEEEEEEEAADPAMGDRPSLLPSSADTVDVPEYLNPSSNRLFYPTVSDEVEIVETTPISLEQAIELARRNSTTLQDAFLNLEVSEAALRQAQAANLPTLDAQGSLVRQDVSDQAPPPLIGEEPSSVTTTLGAALVLNYDIFTSGQRSALIRAAEYRVRLQELQVEVISEQLKLDVTNAYYDLQESDEQVRIDQSALERAEQSLRDAEALERAGVGTRFSVLTAQVEVANARQALFRSLSNQQITRREITRLLNLAQVVNVSAADAVEPVADWPLSLEDTITLSYQNRAELEQQLIQRDISDRLRRAELAALGPQVSAFARYDFQDLLDENNSSSDREVYQVGLQLNMRLFDGGAARAAARQEERNMELAENSFTDTRNQIRFQVEQAYYNLLANRESIETATLAVTTAEEALRLARLRFQAGIETQTDVLLAQTDLTQAEVNLLRAILDYNRAVAALRRSVSNFPDNDLSDRP; from the coding sequence ATGTCTTTTTTCCGCTACTTTTTGGCCTCAAGTATCGGGACTGTTCTGGTACTCAGTGCGGTCATGACGCCCGCAGCCCGTGCCGAGATGTCATCATCGTCAGAGTCCTCGTCTACGGAGCAGCCTGCTCTTGATGATGCATCCTCTGCTGGAGGAGCTGTTGGTGGTATCTATCGAGCGATCGCTTCTCCAGCCAACTCGGTCGATGCAGATTCAGTAGAGGATGAAGCCGCTCAGGACGTGGCTCAGGCTGATGATGCGTTACCTGATCTAGAGCCTCAAGACACAGACAATCTAGAGCCTCGTCCTGAGGAGTTGGACGACTTGATAGAGCCTAGTCCTGATCGTCCTGAAGCCTTGGATGCGGCTCCTGTTTTAGAGGAGGAAGAGGAAGAGGAAGCAGCCGATCCCGCCATGGGCGATCGCCCCTCCCTGCTGCCGTCTTCTGCTGATACTGTTGACGTGCCTGAATACCTCAATCCATCGTCTAACCGTCTTTTTTATCCCACGGTTTCCGATGAGGTCGAGATTGTTGAAACAACCCCCATCTCCCTTGAGCAAGCAATTGAACTAGCCCGCCGCAATAGCACCACGCTCCAAGATGCGTTCCTGAACCTAGAGGTGTCTGAGGCTGCTTTACGCCAAGCTCAAGCGGCTAATTTGCCAACCCTCGATGCTCAGGGCAGCCTTGTCCGGCAAGATGTTAGCGACCAAGCGCCGCCGCCACTGATTGGGGAAGAACCGAGTTCCGTCACCACCACCTTGGGAGCTGCCCTTGTCCTCAACTACGATATCTTTACCTCCGGGCAGCGATCGGCCTTGATTCGAGCGGCAGAATATCGCGTGCGGTTACAGGAACTGCAGGTGGAGGTCATTTCAGAGCAGCTTAAGTTAGACGTCACCAATGCCTACTACGATCTGCAAGAATCTGATGAGCAGGTGCGGATTGATCAAAGTGCCCTAGAACGGGCTGAACAAAGTTTACGGGATGCAGAAGCGCTGGAACGAGCTGGCGTAGGAACTCGCTTCTCGGTGCTCACGGCCCAGGTGGAGGTTGCCAATGCTCGCCAAGCCCTCTTTCGCTCCCTCAGTAATCAGCAAATTACCCGCCGGGAAATCACGCGGTTGTTAAACCTAGCCCAGGTGGTCAATGTGTCGGCAGCGGATGCGGTGGAGCCTGTGGCCGATTGGCCCCTGTCCCTAGAAGATACGATCACCTTGTCTTATCAAAATCGGGCAGAGTTGGAGCAACAGTTAATTCAGCGCGATATTAGCGATCGCCTCCGTCGAGCTGAATTAGCCGCCCTTGGCCCTCAGGTGTCTGCCTTTGCCCGCTATGATTTCCAAGACTTGCTTGATGAAAACAATAGCTCCAGCGATCGCGAGGTCTATCAAGTAGGTTTGCAGTTAAATATGCGTTTATTCGACGGTGGTGCCGCTCGTGCCGCAGCTCGTCAAGAAGAACGCAATATGGAACTTGCGGAGAATTCATTTACCGACACCCGCAACCAGATTCGCTTTCAGGTAGAACAGGCCTATTACAACCTATTAGCCAACCGAGAAAGCATTGAAACGGCAACTCTGGCTGTAACGACGGCGGAAGAAGCCTTGCGCTTGGCGCGGTTACGGTTCCAAGCTGGCATTGAAACCCAGACGGATGTGCTGCTGGCTCAGACAGATTTGACCCAAGCAGAAGTGAACCTCCTGCGGGCCATTTTGGACTACAACCGAGCTGTCGCTGCGCTCCGTCGATCGGTGAGCAACTTCCCAGATAATGATCTCTCCGATCGCCCTTAG